The genomic stretch gtatcttatggttcttggtgctatagtaaatggaatcaattctctaatttccctttctgtattttcatcgttagtgtataagaaagctactgatttctgcacattgactttgtttcCTGCCACgttgttgaattgctgtatgagttctagtagtttgggggtggagtcttttgggttttccatataaagaatcatgtcatctgcgaagagagagagttaaaaaaaatatatatatatttttctaaaaaagaaaaagaaaatacaacaggaaaaaatagatactccaggaaagaataaaaaataggagGGAGGAACTTGTCAAAGtaataatagaagaaaactttccaaagctgagaagaaaaaaaaacatgtatccTTAGACTGAAGAATCTACAGAATGCGAGCAAGATTAATAGAAAAGACCTACATCTAGACACAGCCTCAACAATGTTACTACTTCCAAGTCATAATACTCTGAAAGATCTCAGAAATAGCTAGAATTTATGTACAAGAAATAAGAATTACACTGTCGGGgcatgtggctggctcagtcagtagagcatgtgacttttgatctcaggatcatgagttcaagccccacattgggtgtggagcatacttaaaaaaataaaataaattggggtgcctgggtggctcagtgggttaagcctccgccttcggctcagatcatgatctcatggtcctgggattaagccccgccttgggctctcagctcagcagggggcctgcttccccctctctctctctgcctgcctctctacctacttgtgatctctctctctctgtctaataaataaataaaatctttttaaaaaagtaaaataaagtaaatcatggaaaaaaaaccctgattaaaaaaaagaagagtcacacTGCCGTCAGACTTCTCATCACTGTCCCTGGACCAATGCCTCAAGTGCACAGTTGGAAAATTACTTTGAACTGACAAATTATTGATCAAGACTatgaatgtaaaattaaaaacatttttcaacaGCAAAAACTCAAAGTTACTTCTCACACACCAGATTTGATACGACATCAAGCAAAATAAGGCAGAAgaccaagaaagagaagaatatgGGTTGAGTGAAATAGCTTTAGCCAGAAGTTGATTTAAGGACAGTTGTAAGCTGATAACTACATTGAAGACCATTCTGTGATCAGTCAGGTGTGGCCTCAGAGGAGGCACAAGAAAGCCTCAAGGAACAAagtttattataaatcacaggTCTCAGAAAGGGAGCCAGTCACTGCCTACTGGCAGGATCATGAAGAAGCACCAGGTTTTGGTCAAGTGGCAAAAAGACAGGAGCAAGAGGAAAATCTGGGCCAGAATCTTCAGTGGGCTTCTACAGGAAGGTCAAGGCAGGACAGAGCAAGCAGTTTCGGTGTGGCTAGTTTGAATCATTCCGTGGGCCTCCAGGCTCTGCAGGTGGTCTCCAGTTGCTTCATTCTGGGCCTGGCAGGCCTGGCGTGGTTAAAAGCACAGGCCTCCTGGGTTGCTTGGGCTGGTGGAGGAAGTGTGGCCCAGACTGGTCAGTTTGCATATACTAGGCCTACTCCTGGCTGAGTCCTTTGCTGGTTCCAGGAATTAACCTCCCCAGGAAGCAGTCTCTCCCCAGCCAGAAAACTTTTTATAAGAAGCTGAAACATcgtgaaattaaattaaaattaatcaaaaattaatttaaacaattaattaaaaacataaataatagaGACTTAAGAGGATGCTAGCCTGCCTGGCAGTAAGTGAGGGCCCTGAGAAGTATCTCTCGAAGAAGAAAATGAGTTCCATAGTGTATCAGCAGAataatttttcaagatttcttataAGCTTGTTAtttgtggtatacacacacacacacactctctctctctctttctctctccaagaaaattcCAAGCGTAGGAAtagcaagaaaatataaaaattcaacaaGAAAATTAGTCCTAGGAATTAAATATGGCAGTTGGTTTGCTGTTATGAAAGTGTTCACatataaaagagaaacagagagaatagCATGGTGAATTCTTATATACCCATCACTGGATTCAACAGTTATagaaaatatggggcgcctgggtggctggggtcatggtcccagggtcctgagatcgagccccacatcaggctctctgctcagtggggaacctgcttcccttcctctcgctctgcctgcctctctgcctacttttgatctctgtctgtcaaataaatgaataaaaatattttttttaaaatgccacaaTTGTTTCATCTATCCTTTCTCCCAATTTTTCTGACTTggcttagaaatatttaaaagcaaattatAGACAATAAATAATAGTTACCCCTGCATCCTTCAGTTTCaatctctaaaagaaaataaagacatttactttttaaataataatccCATTAGGAAACCTACaaaattaacagtaatttctTGGTATAATCTGACATTCCAGTTCATATTCAGGTTTCTCAATTTGTctcaaaaatgtatttgtataGTTGATATGTTCAAATTGATCCAAACAAGATCCTTGCATGGTATctggtagtgtgtgtgtgtgtgtgtgtctgttctttTCTCATGCCATTTGACATACTGAAGAAACAGTTTGCCTGTAGAATATCCCACATTCAGGATTTGACTTGTCGTTTAACTTGTTCCTCTGTCTTTCTGTATTTCCAGTAATTTGAAGCTAGTTGTTAAAGTTTGATTGGattcaggttttatattttttggcaAGAAGACCTAATAGGTAATGCTGTATGAAATAGgtgattttcaatattttatgaaGTTTATGGAAAAgttcattttatcttaaaattagaaatattttcctcTGCTAATATGGCATTGGGCAAGGAAATCCTATCATACTGTTCTTCAGTGAACAGTATTCATGGGGACATGTTAAGGTAAACTGCTGTTTCCTGGTTTTCAACTTTTACAATCAGCGTATGGTAAGACGAGATGTTTTCATTGTATTTAGGCAACAGAACATAGTTATTAAGTTTGTCAGCATGAGTTAGGAGAAGTTGGGTGGGGAAAGTGGGTAAGGCACTTGCATCCTTATCTGCAAATGAGGGAATTAAGAAATGTGGAATAAAAATCAGAAGTTTAAGTACATTtaagatcacaaaggaaataaattatggtattaGAATAATAcaattattgggacgcctgggtggctcagttggttaagcagctgccttcggctcaggtcatgatcccagcatcctgggatcgagtcccgcatcgggctccttgctcggcggggagcctgcttctccctctgcctctgcctgccattctgtctgcctgtgctcgctctccccaccccccctctctgataaataaataaaaataaaaaaaagaataatacaattATTAGAAATATGGGAAAGGGTTAGTGTAAATGAACTTTAATCCTCATCTCTCATGTAAGAGGATTAATAGATAAGATCTAAAgatgtttttattgcttttggtaaattcatcatttttatttaaattctcatgGAGGTAACCACCAGAGAAACTTAAGAAAGACTTTTAAAGTGGCTGTGTCTGGAGAGTGGAATTGAGGGtggaaggaacagaaaggaatttttcttttgattgtaCATTTTTCTGGACTCTTTGTTGCTGTTTAACCATGCACATTCACTAAGGAAAGTAATACCTTTTCTCCCCTTAGTCTTAATTTCTACCCTAAAATGTGGTTTCAACAAGTAAAGTCTACTTTAATGTAACCTTAGTTTTGAAATGTATGATGACAACAGGTCAGATATATGAAAGAATTAAGCACACATCAGAAAAACAAGTTCTGTGCACTTCAAGGATTTGAAATGCTTGTCTTTCAGTTCTTGCCATTGGTTTCCTGCTTTGGGGCCCCTCTGTCATGTGTGGAGCCAGTGTCTTTAACATCTtagtataattaatttttaaatttcagcgtAGTGACAGCATGGCGCAAAGTAGCAAACTGCCTAAGAAAATGATCCTGGAAAGAAATGAGAGCTCCAAAAATAACCTCCCTAGTCAACTAAAGAAAAGCTGACAATGGTGAACTTCGAGAGGATGACAGATGCTTCCCAGAGAAGTTTAACTAATTGTTTTAAAGTCTGAGTAGTTAGTAACTCTCTACTCAGAAACTGATCCATTGTACATAATGAATATAGACAAATGAAGAATTTATGGAAATTGCAGAATGTTGCTTTTTCTGAGTGGGAGAAATCCCATGTAGCATTGGAAGATCCCATTTCATAACTCACCATGCTTGGAAGAATGCAGAATTTGAAGAGTGCTTCAGGCAAGAGATGGAGGGTCAAAATCCACGTTGCCTAAGAGTCTCTAATGATGATCTCTCTGAATGCAATCCtagttgaaaaagagaaagatatatgaaaactttaaaacaatacCATGGAAAAATATTACCTAGCAAgcatttacttcattttaatgCAGGGTATTcagatttaaatttaagttacaATAATAACTTGGGTCTTTGGTCCAAGTTAACTGCACAAAACTCCCCCCGCAAaacttgtttttaatgtaatttaatctCTGGTAATGAGCCGTGAAGTTTCTTTGAAGTTTCAGTAGATGTTATGTTAGCTCTTCTGTTGAACtctgttgtttgctttttcatCTCAGGTTACTAATTTTCATTCATTATAAAGTCTAGCACAAGAATATATTACGTGTATTTGTATAATTCATGTGTTCTAAGTGTTATTGACTTTTCAGTGCCACCTAATGATTATTTATAGAATATGGCTATTAAAATGAGCAGTGGATATGAAATCAGAGTGAATCATAAGCTTGGCTCTAATCCTAGATTATGTAACAGTGGACAAATCATTTAATTTATCTGGGCCTATTTCCTCTTTTATGAATAAAGGAGTCCAATTTGACCCTTTATTCCATGATTCTGTTTCATAGTCAAAATGAAAGTTCATACATAATGAAAGATTTTATGAAAAGTATGTACAAACTTATCCTCATATCTTGCCACATTCCTTACACTAATAAAGTGTCATGTGGAAAACATGAGATgatttttccttctgcctaaatttataaaatgtcagAATTTATAAATCTGGtttaacttttcaaaattttagtttgagaggggcgcctgggtggctcagtgggttaagctgctgcctttggctcaggtcatgatctcggggtcctgggatcgagtcccgcatcgggctctctgctcagcggggagcctgcttcctcctctctctctctctgcctgcctctctgcctacttgtgatctctctctgtcaaataaataaataaaatctttaaaaaataaaacaaaaaaacccaaaattttaGTTTGAGGAAAAAGATAAACTCCATATTAGGCCTAGTAAATACTAAACCAAAATGAagtataattaaattttttaaagtatcatatcCACAAAAGAAAATCCAGAGTATTCTTGTCCTGTTATTATTGCTGCTAAACAATGTACCCCAAaacacagtggcttaaaacagtaaTAATTTAATCAGCTCATGAAACCTGCATTCTGGGTAGCTCCTTTCTGCTCCACACATCAGCTGGAATAGCCCAAAGATTGGGGCTGATTATTTTCTCAGCTCTCCCCTTTACAGCAAAACACCTCAAAAGAGTTTTCTGTTGTCACTATCTCTAATTCTCTTtgccattttccctctttttcttttttaaagattttatttatttatttatttgagagagagatggtgagagagagcatgagcgaggagaaggtcagagagagaagcagactccccatggagctgggagcccaatgcgggactcgatcccgggactccgggaccatgacccgagccaaaggcagttgttcaaccaactgagccacccaggcgtccctgccatTTTCCctctttaagattattttttaaaataattcattttgaaataactttcaaAATGTAGAGAAGATCTGCCAGAAGGGGGAAGACTCCTGTATCCCTTCACCCAGATTCTCcagttattaacattttatcgaatttgttctgttgttcattactccttcctctccctccacacacacacacacccctcccaaaCATGTGTGATCATTCATCCTTTTTTGAACCTTTAGAAATCAAGCTTTATACATAATAGCCCATCACTCCTAAATGTTCCAGTCTGTATTTTCCAATGAgaacattctcttacataacTGGCATACACCCTCCAAATACGGAAGCCAGCATTGTCACAATACTGCCACCCAGTTCACAGACCTCATTCATATTTCTCCAACTGTCTCAGCAGTATCTCTTGTGATATCTTTTCTGATCCAGGCTCCTGTGCATAATATGTcatgcatttagttgtcatgtctgtTCAGACTCATTCACTTTAAAACAGTACTGAGGTCTTTCCCTTGACAGTTTCAGCGAGTATAGACTTTACATCATGTAGGATGACCCTAAACCTTGATCCACCTGATGATGACTGATAACCATACTTAAGGCCAGGCATTCTTGGCAATAATAGCACTGAAATGAAGTTATGCATTATGTGAAGTGATGCACATCACTGGTCATGTTAACCTTGATTTTCTGATCACATTGACATCTGCCAGATTTTCTACATTAAAGTCACCATTAACCCTTTTGTAATTGGTCAGTATTCTGTAGAGAGTTTTCTAAGAGTACTTTAATATGTTCCTCATCTAACCTCCACCCACCAGCTTTGGCATCCATTGACAGCTCCCATCTGAATGAAACACCTCTGTGATAGTTGTCAGGTGGTGATTTTCTATTCCCttcattccttctacatttacCAGTTGGTCACTCTATTAAAAGGAGgagctttttcttcatttatttatttatatattttaaaataacataaggACTCAcaaattcctattttatttatggggGTAATCCATTGTTATCATTGTTTATTTTGACATTGAATTGTCTATTTGGCCAGTGGGCGCCCCTTCCGATTGCTTCCTGTGTTTTTTTGATACATCCCATCATTCACTgagcatttacttatttttaggcATGGACAGTATCCCAGGGTCATTTTGTACTttccctggccctgccctggaATCAGTCTTTTCTCCAGATCTGGTTTCTCTTAGGATAGGTATTTAGAAAGCAACCTCTGGGCACTTGACATGCTCCATGCTTCAGGGGCGTCATCACTTCTAAGGGCCCTTGGCCAAAAAAAGTTAGGAAAATAGCTATATATAATGTTAGAAACaagttaattttaatatgttAGAGCTTTGATTGTAAGGCATTAACTAAAAATATTGCATGATATTCCAATCAGtgagaaaaattaacttttattttctttgtttctcctcaCCTAGGTATGTGCAATCCTCGAAACTACAGTGACACACCTCCAACCTCAAAGAGCACTGTGGAAGAGCTTCATGAGCCAATCCCTTCTCTCTTCCGGGCACTCACAGAAGGAGACACACAGTTGAACTGGAACATTGTTTCCTTCCCTGTTGCAGAAGAACTCTCACATCATGAGAATCTGGTTTCATTTTTAGAAACTGTGAACCAGCCACACCATCAAAATGTGTCTGTTCCTAGCAATAATGTTCACGCACCTTATTCCAGTGACAAAGGTAACTACCCACAGTTGACTTCCCATCTTGCCCCGTCGTTTTCTGTGTGGTCTGTGAAACCTATATTACCTTTTAGAGCAGTTTTTGGCTTTGAGTTTGTCTAGTCTTAAATGAATTTTGGACTTTAATAACCCCAGTCCTTAAGTAGATAAGGAAGCATATCAAGCATATTGTCACGACTCCTTCATAGCCTCAGTGATACAAGTTATGTTGGAAGACAGATAACCTGGTTCTAATTTTGAGGTTTATTTGTGTTAGGTTTTAATTGTTCTTTCCATAACATAGCAACAGCACTCCTTACTTAATATGGCATTGCTCATTGTCAGATAATGTTCAGAGTGTCCAGATGGTCACGTTTTTGTAATAGCATTAGTACTACAAGTGATGCCAAGGTCATCAGCTAAATCTCGTTATGAGCAAGTTAGTATTCCAGACATCTAATTTCCAGGTGTAAACTAACTCCACTACTCTTGGAAGCTAAAGGGAAGAATGGCCTATATAACTTTGAGAAGCGTGTTAAAAAAGGCttattagggggcacctgggtggctcagtgggtacaaggctctgcctttggctcaggtcatgattccagggtcctgggatcgagctccgcatcaggcgctctgctcagcggggagcctgcttcctccctctctctctgcctgcctctctgcctacttgtgatctctgtcaaataaatgaataaataaataaatatttttttaaaaaaagaacacttattAGGATAAGTCACTCCTTAATTTTGGAATGTACAGGACATGTAACTTTTATAAAGTCTttgatatattcaaataaaaggCTCTGTACAATTTTACTGTGGAAAAATAAGGCAATTATGAACATTGcagttatttcttaaaatatgagaTGAATTATACATAAgtagatttcatttacttatttgagagagagcaagtgagacggagagcatgagcaggggcagagggagagagagaagcagactccctactgagcagggaatccgatgtgcaacttgatcccaggaccctgggattatgacctgaaccaaaggcagacacttaactgactgagccacccgggcacccctattcttttttaaattggcttTTTGTTGTGTGCCTTATTACAATCCTGCCTATGTGAAATAGTGTGAACTTTGGACATCagtaataaaagcaaaacagCATTTGTTAATGATATTCAGATTAAGAATTCCTATTGTTTTTGGTTAAATTACTTAAAAGACAATTCTAGATTttggaaaataccaaaaatacATGGAGTGTGCCTTATTCAGCTATTATACTACCATTTTCCCCACTAAAATGTAATCtatataataaatactaaataataattcataaatttttttcaaatacttagtttaatgaaataattacCAGGCAGCCACATTTCCTGGAAATACCAACTATCTTTCAAGGCAAAGTTAAAATTTTTCCCTTTGACACCTTCTCTAGGAACCCCTTGCTCCCAGATGGAATAAACTACCTCCTATTCCTGTAATTACCTTCTTCCcatatttgttttttgatttgttgTCTGTTTTTAACTTCTAGGTCTTTCATTTTCTACTTTGTTCCTTGGATTCTCTGATTACTCTTTGAGTCCTAGTGGTTATTATGCCATAGTAGGTATTCAgttaaatacttgttgaataaataaatgaaagaaatttggTAGATACTAATCACCTGAGATTCAAAGCTCCCCCCTGCTCACTGCCAATCCCTCATTTGCTATGCTGGCCTCGCCATTTTCCCTTTTGACCTGATAACTCAGTAGCAGTTCTGCTGTTTCCTGATGCTAACCATTCACTGCAGTGGGCTTGCCTCCACTCCATTCCCCATGGCACTACACTGCTCTCCTTGTGACTTTCCTTATTTTGTTACTTGGCAACTTTGCTTTTAATTCTTCTTCCTAATACAAGTCCAGTTTTTTCCATTAAGCCTTTTTTTACCGTTCAGACCCCTGGTGACTGAACAGTTCTATAAATGGCTCTGTAAAATAACAGACTTTAATCATACACTCTCTATTAATggtttttattgtcttttatttatttcatgtacCTTATCCTCCTAGCAGGGTCATTATATGGCATAAACTGCCAGGAGAACTAAATATTGAAACGAAATAGTTGTGTTGAAAAGCAAGACTAAAAATTGCTACTGATAATAAGAGTATTTTTTAATAGCTAATGTTGAATTGTGCTAAGTGCTGCTAAACACTTTGCATCATTTGAATTGTTTGCTTTATCTTATTATTGTAAATTTTCAGTATAACTTTagaacagtattttttctttttcttttttttttaagagggagagggagcaggaatggtgaggggcagaggaaggagagagaggtttttttttttttcttttttgagagacagagagagagtgagagagagaatttttttttctttttttttttttaagttcttttcagtgttccagaatccattgtttatgcaccaaaccggtgctccatgcaacacatgccctccataatacccaccaccaggctcacccaagcccccaccctctcccctccaaaactgtcaggttgtttctcagagtccacagtgagagagagaatcttaagcaggctccatgtccagcacaaACCTGGACTGTGGGGCTTGATTTTATAAGCTGAAGTCAAGATTTGGATActcaaccagttgagccacccaggtgcccctaaaacattatttttcaaactCCTTTTAGTTGGAGAATTTGCTCCTCTAAGGAAATCTTATCAGAAATGCCCagttaaaaaaaacacagctctgggagtacctgggtggttcagtgggttaaagcctctgccttcgactcaggtcatgatcccagggtcctgggattgagccccacatcgggctctctgcttagcagtgagcctgctccctcctctctctctctgcctgcctctctgcctagttgtgatctctgtctgtcaaataaataaataaaatctttaaaaaaataaaacaaaacacagttctGAAGTATAGCAAATTTTAAGCCCAATAATCTTAACTTTGAGATCAAAGTCTAGAATCTAAGGACGTCCCTCTACCTTCTTCAGCTGGAGTGGGGGACTCTGACCTCCTTCTCAGTTTAATTAACAAATGTGATCTTTTTTCCTACACCTCATGCAGAGTAGCGGTAAGGGAACTAAGAATAACTATTGATATCTGCCAGATAATAAAGCATTtcctgcttttcctctttcttgctctgagcttttaattttttgtttttcagaacacATGTGTACTGTGGTTTATTTTGATGACTGCATGTCCATACATCAGTGTAAAATATCCTGTGAGTCCATGGGAGCATCCAAATATCGCTGGTTCCATAACGCCTGCTGTGAGTGCATTGGTCCAGAGTGCATCGACTATGGTAGTAAAACAGTCAAATGTATGAACTGCATGTTTTAAAGGAGAAGAATGCAAACCAAAGCATTTTAGTCAacaagaaagatataaaaaactATTTGGTGAGGTTTACTGGTTGTACCAGGATGCCAGCAGGTTAAGGAAACATAAGAATTTGGACTGAGTTATAGTATGTCGAATGCATTAATGTGTTCAATTATAAGTATAACTGCTCTGGTTGGTTTTATAGCCCACTGGCAATAAGCCCCTTCCTCTCTATCCATTTACAGCTTTGGTCATATGAGAAGCAAGTACACAGAGAATTCCTTGTAAGATCTGAGGTTTCTAACATAAAGCCTGAGGTCTTTTTCTTCTAGCATTCCCAAAGCCTTTGGTTTTGAAAGTGTTCGAGGACATTAACGTAAGTTATGGTTTCTTCATTTACTGCTCCTGAGATGCTGAGTTTTTCCAGTTGCACACTAGACGTCATTCACTGTGCCTTGTCTCGTTTATCTCTTCTGTAAATAGGGTAGATACTCAAATATATCACCCTGAGAACTCCCGTAAAAATCACTGTCAAAAGCTTAATTTCAAATCTTGTAATGTTGGTTTTAGAAAGTAAATGCTTACTACATTTTACAGTTTAAAACTTTTACATAGTAGAATCCATCCTGTAATACACGTGCTGACAGAACTTTGGGGAAGATTCTCCTTCTACACCCCCTGCCCAAAGTACTGGTGTAGGTACTGGTGAAGAATTTTCAACAGGAATTTCAAAGCACATCTATATCACTGCATTAAATATTCCACTAGGTAAATAATGAGAAAGTTACAGCATTTCTCTGACTTAAGGTACCAGCTTAAAGAGCACTAGGAGTGGGAAATGCCTGCCAAATCAGACTCTACTTAGAGCGCCAGAGAAGCAGCTTGTCCCATTTACAGAGATGGCAAGACTGAAAACAGAAGCTGTGCTGCCGGGTAGAGAGAATGAGCCCACTCAGCCTTAGCATGGGCACGGCCATGTTCCCCAGCGATGAATGATAGGAGGGGataaagaagaaactgatggGTATGAGCAGGGAGGGTTGAAAATACTGACAGTTCTTCTGGGAAACAAACCTTAAACTATTTGCattaattattttgttatattataATCTTTAGGTTTCTGTCTGGATTGAATGTTCTTATTAAACAAGTAATCAATCGTACAGTGGGAAGTTAAGATTATGAAATGAACAAGAGATCTGTTCAAGATGATGTTAACTTCAAATACATTatagattattttgttttacatatttcgATAATGATAAGCTTAAATACATGTACCCTTCATTATAATAAAATCCCAGTCATCAAGCATGAatctaaaacataaatatttatattacagaGATTCATAACTTTacaaaattattaatttcttcaGTACCTTATGGAATTACAAGTAACATGTAGAAATATCTTTATATGTCTAAATATTTTAGTACATAGA from Neovison vison isolate M4711 chromosome 3, ASM_NN_V1, whole genome shotgun sequence encodes the following:
- the TWSG1 gene encoding twisted gastrulation protein homolog 1 isoform X1 → MKTHCGVMLTLAILVFLTWVPVSLSCNKALCASDVSKCLIQELCQCRPGEGNCSCCKECMLCLGTLWDECCDCVGMCNPRNYSDTPPTSKSTVEELHEPIPSLFRALTEGDTQLNWNIVSFPVAEELSHHENLVSFLETVNQPHHQNVSVPSNNVHAPYSSDKGLSFSTLFLGFSDYSLSPSGYYAINTCVLWFILMTACPYISVKYPVSPWEHPNIAGSITPAVSALVQSASTMVVKQSNV
- the TWSG1 gene encoding twisted gastrulation protein homolog 1 isoform X2, whose amino-acid sequence is MKTHCGVMLTLAILVFLTWVPVSLSCNKALCASDVSKCLIQELCQCRPGEGNCSCCKECMLCLGTLWDECCDCVGMCNPRNYSDTPPTSKSTVEELHEPIPSLFRALTEGDTQLNWNIVSFPVAEELSHHENLVSFLETVNQPHHQNVSVPSNNVHAPYSSDKEHMCTVVYFDDCMSIHQCKISCESMGASKYRWFHNACCECIGPECIDYGSKTVKCMNCMF